One Indicator indicator isolate 239-I01 chromosome Z, UM_Iind_1.1, whole genome shotgun sequence genomic window carries:
- the FSD1L gene encoding FSD1-like protein isoform X1 has product MDEQRETLQRIVSTLANKNDEIHNFIDMLNHTIRNVQVNSSNAISELDEEFDGLYSILDEMKGSMSSTIQQEEARKIQALQDQLSQCSNALESSEELLELAAQSLDIKDPVEFLKAARQIKDRVTMASAFRISLKPKVSDSMTHLMVDFALERRMLQAVKFLPVPKAPEIDPAACLVADNCITVSWRMPEEDSRIDHFVLEYRKTNFDGLPRVKDEQRWEMIDYIKATEYMLSGLKFDTKYMNFRVQACNKAVAGEYSDPVTLETKAFVFSLDSTSSHLNLKVEDTYVEWDPTGGKGQEKIKGKENKSSGQNLLKSNRRSGAPSPKRTSVSTRSSVRGSRDRFTGESYTVLGDTAVESGQHYWEVRAQKDCKSYSVGVTYRNLGKFDQLGRTNSSWCIHINNWLQTTFSAKHNNKTKTLDVPVPDRIGVYCDFDGGQLAFYNANSKELLHTFRTKFTQPLLPGFMIWCGGLTVSAGLQVPSAVKTLQRSENGLSGSTSSLNIIA; this is encoded by the exons GAGACTCTACAAAGGATAGTCTCTACTCTAGCGAACAAAAATGATGAAATTCACAACTTCATTGACATGCTGAACCATACAATAAGAAACGTTCAG GTAAACTCTTCTAATGCAATCAGTGAGTTGGATGAAGAATTTGATGGTCTGTATTCTATATTGGATGAAATGAAGGGGAGCATGTCCAGCACTATTCAACAAGAGGAGGCTCGTAAAATTCAAGCTTTGCAG GATCAGCTTAGTCAGTGTAGTAATGCCCTAGAGAgttctgaagagctgctggagcttgcTGCACAGTCGCTGGACATAAAGGACCCTGTGGAATTCTTAAAG GCTGCCAGACAGATCAAAGATAG AGTCACAATGGCTTCAGCGTTCCGCATCTCTCTGAAACCCAAGGTCAGTGATAGCATGACACACTTGATGGTGGACTTCGCTCTGGAAAGGCGCATGCTCCAGGCTGTCAAGTTTTTGCCAG TCCCTAAAGCTCCAGAGATTGATCCAGCAGCATGTCTGGTTGCTGATAACTGCATAACAGTATCGTGGAGAATGCCTGAAGAAGACAGCAGAATTGATCATTTTGTACTGGAGTACAGGAAAACTAACTTTGATGGACTTCCTCGAGTGAAAGATGAACAACGTTGGGAAATGATAGACTATATTAAAGCAACTGAGTATATGTTATCag GTCTGAAATTTGATACAAAATATATGAACTTTAGAGTACAAGCCTGCAACAAAGCTGTGGCGGGGGAGTActctgatcctgtgactctGGAAACCAAAG CATTTGTGTTCAGTTTGGACAGTACTTCATCTCATCTGAACTTGAAAGTTGAAGATACTTATGTTGAATGGGATCCTACTGGAGGCAAAGgtcaagaaaaaataaaagggaaggaaaataaaagcag TGGCCAGAATCTCCTGAAGAGCAATAGAAG AAGTGGTGCACCATCTCCTAAGAGGACATCTGTTAGCACAAGATCCTCAGTGAGGGGCAGCAGAGATCGTTTTACTGGTGAATCATACACAGTGTTGG GAGACACTGCTGTTGAGAGTGGACAGCATTACTGGGAGGTGAGAGCCCAGAAGGACTGCAAATCCTACAGTGTGGGAGTAACATATAGAAACCTGGGGAAATTTGACCAGCTGGGAAGGACTAATTCAAGCTGGTGCATTCATATCAACAACTGGCTGCAAACTACGTTTTCAGCAAAACATAATAATAAAACCAAGACTCTGGATGTACCTGTTCCTGATAGAATAGGAGTATACTGTGACTTCGATGGAG GTCAACTCGCATTTTATAATGCAAACTCAAAGGAGCTGTTACACACCTTCAGAACAAAGTTTACCCAACCATTATTACCAGGCTTCATG ATTTGGTGTGGTGGGCTTACAGTGAGTGCTGGATTGCAGGTGCCAAGTGCTGTGAAAACACTCCAGAGAAGTGAAAATGGATTGAGTGGTTCAACAAGCAGCTTAAACATTATTGCCTAG
- the FSD1L gene encoding FSD1-like protein isoform X3: MGSQQETLQRIVSTLANKNDEIHNFIDMLNHTIRNVQVNSSNAISELDEEFDGLYSILDEMKGSMSSTIQQEEARKIQALQDQLSQCSNALESSEELLELAAQSLDIKDPVEFLKAARQIKDRVTMASAFRISLKPKVSDSMTHLMVDFALERRMLQAVKFLPVPKAPEIDPAACLVADNCITVSWRMPEEDSRIDHFVLEYRKTNFDGLPRVKDEQRWEMIDYIKATEYMLSGLKFDTKYMNFRVQACNKAVAGEYSDPVTLETKAFVFSLDSTSSHLNLKVEDTYVEWDPTGGKGQEKIKGKENKSRSGAPSPKRTSVSTRSSVRGSRDRFTGESYTVLGDTAVESGQHYWEVRAQKDCKSYSVGVTYRNLGKFDQLGRTNSSWCIHINNWLQTTFSAKHNNKTKTLDVPVPDRIGVYCDFDGGQLAFYNANSKELLHTFRTKFTQPLLPGFMIWCGGLTVSAGLQVPSAVKTLQRSENGLSGSTSSLNIIA, from the exons GAGACTCTACAAAGGATAGTCTCTACTCTAGCGAACAAAAATGATGAAATTCACAACTTCATTGACATGCTGAACCATACAATAAGAAACGTTCAG GTAAACTCTTCTAATGCAATCAGTGAGTTGGATGAAGAATTTGATGGTCTGTATTCTATATTGGATGAAATGAAGGGGAGCATGTCCAGCACTATTCAACAAGAGGAGGCTCGTAAAATTCAAGCTTTGCAG GATCAGCTTAGTCAGTGTAGTAATGCCCTAGAGAgttctgaagagctgctggagcttgcTGCACAGTCGCTGGACATAAAGGACCCTGTGGAATTCTTAAAG GCTGCCAGACAGATCAAAGATAG AGTCACAATGGCTTCAGCGTTCCGCATCTCTCTGAAACCCAAGGTCAGTGATAGCATGACACACTTGATGGTGGACTTCGCTCTGGAAAGGCGCATGCTCCAGGCTGTCAAGTTTTTGCCAG TCCCTAAAGCTCCAGAGATTGATCCAGCAGCATGTCTGGTTGCTGATAACTGCATAACAGTATCGTGGAGAATGCCTGAAGAAGACAGCAGAATTGATCATTTTGTACTGGAGTACAGGAAAACTAACTTTGATGGACTTCCTCGAGTGAAAGATGAACAACGTTGGGAAATGATAGACTATATTAAAGCAACTGAGTATATGTTATCag GTCTGAAATTTGATACAAAATATATGAACTTTAGAGTACAAGCCTGCAACAAAGCTGTGGCGGGGGAGTActctgatcctgtgactctGGAAACCAAAG CATTTGTGTTCAGTTTGGACAGTACTTCATCTCATCTGAACTTGAAAGTTGAAGATACTTATGTTGAATGGGATCCTACTGGAGGCAAAGgtcaagaaaaaataaaagggaaggaaaataaaagcag AAGTGGTGCACCATCTCCTAAGAGGACATCTGTTAGCACAAGATCCTCAGTGAGGGGCAGCAGAGATCGTTTTACTGGTGAATCATACACAGTGTTGG GAGACACTGCTGTTGAGAGTGGACAGCATTACTGGGAGGTGAGAGCCCAGAAGGACTGCAAATCCTACAGTGTGGGAGTAACATATAGAAACCTGGGGAAATTTGACCAGCTGGGAAGGACTAATTCAAGCTGGTGCATTCATATCAACAACTGGCTGCAAACTACGTTTTCAGCAAAACATAATAATAAAACCAAGACTCTGGATGTACCTGTTCCTGATAGAATAGGAGTATACTGTGACTTCGATGGAG GTCAACTCGCATTTTATAATGCAAACTCAAAGGAGCTGTTACACACCTTCAGAACAAAGTTTACCCAACCATTATTACCAGGCTTCATG ATTTGGTGTGGTGGGCTTACAGTGAGTGCTGGATTGCAGGTGCCAAGTGCTGTGAAAACACTCCAGAGAAGTGAAAATGGATTGAGTGGTTCAACAAGCAGCTTAAACATTATTGCCTAG
- the FSD1L gene encoding FSD1-like protein isoform X2, producing MDEQRETLQRIVSTLANKNDEIHNFIDMLNHTIRNVQVNSSNAISELDEEFDGLYSILDEMKGSMSSTIQQEEARKIQALQDQLSQCSNALESSEELLELAAQSLDIKDPVEFLKAARQIKDRVTMASAFRISLKPKVSDSMTHLMVDFALERRMLQAVKFLPVPKAPEIDPAACLVADNCITVSWRMPEEDSRIDHFVLEYRKTNFDGLPRVKDEQRWEMIDYIKATEYMLSGLKFDTKYMNFRVQACNKAVAGEYSDPVTLETKAFVFSLDSTSSHLNLKVEDTYVEWDPTGGKGQEKIKGKENKSRSGAPSPKRTSVSTRSSVRGSRDRFTGESYTVLGDTAVESGQHYWEVRAQKDCKSYSVGVTYRNLGKFDQLGRTNSSWCIHINNWLQTTFSAKHNNKTKTLDVPVPDRIGVYCDFDGGQLAFYNANSKELLHTFRTKFTQPLLPGFMIWCGGLTVSAGLQVPSAVKTLQRSENGLSGSTSSLNIIA from the exons GAGACTCTACAAAGGATAGTCTCTACTCTAGCGAACAAAAATGATGAAATTCACAACTTCATTGACATGCTGAACCATACAATAAGAAACGTTCAG GTAAACTCTTCTAATGCAATCAGTGAGTTGGATGAAGAATTTGATGGTCTGTATTCTATATTGGATGAAATGAAGGGGAGCATGTCCAGCACTATTCAACAAGAGGAGGCTCGTAAAATTCAAGCTTTGCAG GATCAGCTTAGTCAGTGTAGTAATGCCCTAGAGAgttctgaagagctgctggagcttgcTGCACAGTCGCTGGACATAAAGGACCCTGTGGAATTCTTAAAG GCTGCCAGACAGATCAAAGATAG AGTCACAATGGCTTCAGCGTTCCGCATCTCTCTGAAACCCAAGGTCAGTGATAGCATGACACACTTGATGGTGGACTTCGCTCTGGAAAGGCGCATGCTCCAGGCTGTCAAGTTTTTGCCAG TCCCTAAAGCTCCAGAGATTGATCCAGCAGCATGTCTGGTTGCTGATAACTGCATAACAGTATCGTGGAGAATGCCTGAAGAAGACAGCAGAATTGATCATTTTGTACTGGAGTACAGGAAAACTAACTTTGATGGACTTCCTCGAGTGAAAGATGAACAACGTTGGGAAATGATAGACTATATTAAAGCAACTGAGTATATGTTATCag GTCTGAAATTTGATACAAAATATATGAACTTTAGAGTACAAGCCTGCAACAAAGCTGTGGCGGGGGAGTActctgatcctgtgactctGGAAACCAAAG CATTTGTGTTCAGTTTGGACAGTACTTCATCTCATCTGAACTTGAAAGTTGAAGATACTTATGTTGAATGGGATCCTACTGGAGGCAAAGgtcaagaaaaaataaaagggaaggaaaataaaagcag AAGTGGTGCACCATCTCCTAAGAGGACATCTGTTAGCACAAGATCCTCAGTGAGGGGCAGCAGAGATCGTTTTACTGGTGAATCATACACAGTGTTGG GAGACACTGCTGTTGAGAGTGGACAGCATTACTGGGAGGTGAGAGCCCAGAAGGACTGCAAATCCTACAGTGTGGGAGTAACATATAGAAACCTGGGGAAATTTGACCAGCTGGGAAGGACTAATTCAAGCTGGTGCATTCATATCAACAACTGGCTGCAAACTACGTTTTCAGCAAAACATAATAATAAAACCAAGACTCTGGATGTACCTGTTCCTGATAGAATAGGAGTATACTGTGACTTCGATGGAG GTCAACTCGCATTTTATAATGCAAACTCAAAGGAGCTGTTACACACCTTCAGAACAAAGTTTACCCAACCATTATTACCAGGCTTCATG ATTTGGTGTGGTGGGCTTACAGTGAGTGCTGGATTGCAGGTGCCAAGTGCTGTGAAAACACTCCAGAGAAGTGAAAATGGATTGAGTGGTTCAACAAGCAGCTTAAACATTATTGCCTAG
- the FSD1L gene encoding FSD1-like protein isoform X4 codes for MDEQRETLQRIVSTLANKNDEIHNFIDMLNHTIRNVQVNSSNAISELDEEFDGLYSILDEMKGSMSSTIQQEEARKIQALQDQLSQCSNALESSEELLELAAQSLDIKDPVEFLKAARQIKDRVTMASAFRISLKPKVSDSMTHLMVDFALERRMLQAVKFLPVPKAPEIDPAACLVADNCITVSWRMPEEDSRIDHFVLEYRKTNFDGLPRVKDEQRWEMIDYIKATEYMLSGLKFDTKYMNFRVQACNKAVAGEYSDPVTLETKAFVFSLDSTSSHLNLKVEDTYVEWDPTGGKGQEKIKGKENKSSGAPSPKRTSVSTRSSVRGSRDRFTGESYTVLGDTAVESGQHYWEVRAQKDCKSYSVGVTYRNLGKFDQLGRTNSSWCIHINNWLQTTFSAKHNNKTKTLDVPVPDRIGVYCDFDGGQLAFYNANSKELLHTFRTKFTQPLLPGFMIWCGGLTVSAGLQVPSAVKTLQRSENGLSGSTSSLNIIA; via the exons GAGACTCTACAAAGGATAGTCTCTACTCTAGCGAACAAAAATGATGAAATTCACAACTTCATTGACATGCTGAACCATACAATAAGAAACGTTCAG GTAAACTCTTCTAATGCAATCAGTGAGTTGGATGAAGAATTTGATGGTCTGTATTCTATATTGGATGAAATGAAGGGGAGCATGTCCAGCACTATTCAACAAGAGGAGGCTCGTAAAATTCAAGCTTTGCAG GATCAGCTTAGTCAGTGTAGTAATGCCCTAGAGAgttctgaagagctgctggagcttgcTGCACAGTCGCTGGACATAAAGGACCCTGTGGAATTCTTAAAG GCTGCCAGACAGATCAAAGATAG AGTCACAATGGCTTCAGCGTTCCGCATCTCTCTGAAACCCAAGGTCAGTGATAGCATGACACACTTGATGGTGGACTTCGCTCTGGAAAGGCGCATGCTCCAGGCTGTCAAGTTTTTGCCAG TCCCTAAAGCTCCAGAGATTGATCCAGCAGCATGTCTGGTTGCTGATAACTGCATAACAGTATCGTGGAGAATGCCTGAAGAAGACAGCAGAATTGATCATTTTGTACTGGAGTACAGGAAAACTAACTTTGATGGACTTCCTCGAGTGAAAGATGAACAACGTTGGGAAATGATAGACTATATTAAAGCAACTGAGTATATGTTATCag GTCTGAAATTTGATACAAAATATATGAACTTTAGAGTACAAGCCTGCAACAAAGCTGTGGCGGGGGAGTActctgatcctgtgactctGGAAACCAAAG CATTTGTGTTCAGTTTGGACAGTACTTCATCTCATCTGAACTTGAAAGTTGAAGATACTTATGTTGAATGGGATCCTACTGGAGGCAAAGgtcaagaaaaaataaaagggaaggaaaataaaagcag TGGTGCACCATCTCCTAAGAGGACATCTGTTAGCACAAGATCCTCAGTGAGGGGCAGCAGAGATCGTTTTACTGGTGAATCATACACAGTGTTGG GAGACACTGCTGTTGAGAGTGGACAGCATTACTGGGAGGTGAGAGCCCAGAAGGACTGCAAATCCTACAGTGTGGGAGTAACATATAGAAACCTGGGGAAATTTGACCAGCTGGGAAGGACTAATTCAAGCTGGTGCATTCATATCAACAACTGGCTGCAAACTACGTTTTCAGCAAAACATAATAATAAAACCAAGACTCTGGATGTACCTGTTCCTGATAGAATAGGAGTATACTGTGACTTCGATGGAG GTCAACTCGCATTTTATAATGCAAACTCAAAGGAGCTGTTACACACCTTCAGAACAAAGTTTACCCAACCATTATTACCAGGCTTCATG ATTTGGTGTGGTGGGCTTACAGTGAGTGCTGGATTGCAGGTGCCAAGTGCTGTGAAAACACTCCAGAGAAGTGAAAATGGATTGAGTGGTTCAACAAGCAGCTTAAACATTATTGCCTAG